The stretch of DNA CATGTTATCATTCCAGCAGAGGCTTTGCCTCATTGTCATCCTGAGACGCAAGCCGAAGGATCTCTTCCTTTCAACATGCCGTTGCTATTAGATTCTTCGCTTCGCTCAGAATGACACCTGTAACTTTTTGTCATTCGGGGCTCCGACCCGGAATCCATTGCGAGGACGTTGCAGTCCGCTTACACATGCCCCGACAGAAAGTTACTCCCTGTGAATACGTGTTCATCCTAATACGGAAAAGGCCAGAGGCGGAAATTCGAACGGACGATCCGCCATAGCTCCGCAATACCCCGTGGTTCAAACAGAATGAATAAAACAATCGCCAGGCCGAAAACCAATTCCCGCAGCGGCGCCAGGTTGAGGCCGAAGTCTCCCAGGGTGCCCGTGTTCATTGCCCAATCAGTCAACCAGCGGAGCATTTCATTCAGCGAGATGATGAACACCGCCCCAAAGATCGACCCGGAGATACTTCCCAGGCCACCGATGATCACCATGGCAATGAACTCGATGGAAAGCATCAGGTTGAAGGGCTCTGTGGTAATACTCATCATGTAGTATGCCCACAGGGCTCCGGCGCAGCCGGCATAGAAGGAGCTGATCCCGAAGGACAGCAATTTGTACCGAAAAATCGGGATGCCCATCCCTTCCGCGGCGCGGTCGTTGTCGCGGACCGCCACAAAGGCCCGTCCGTACTTGGAACGCATCAAGTTGATCGCCAGAAAGACCATGAGTATCAGACATGTGAAGATGAGGTAAAAGAACCCCCGGTCACTGGATATTTCGTACCCGAAAAGTGATGGAAACGGCAGGGTGATCCCCATGGTGCCCATGGTCAGACTGTCCCAATGCACCAGCACATATTCGATGATGAATTGGCCGGCGATGGTCGCGATGGTCAGGTACAGGCCCTTGAGGCGTATGGATGGCATGCCGAAAACCATGCCCAGGAGGGCGGTAATGCCCCCCGCCGCAGGAAGCGTCAGCAGGATCGGCAGATTCCAGCGGGTGGCCAGAATTGCCGCCGCATAGGCGCCGACGCCGACGAAGGCGCCATGGCCAAGCGAGATCAAGCCGGTGTAGCCGATGAGGATGTTCAGCCCGACGGCGGCCATGGACATGATCCCGATTGTATTGACGATATAGAGCATGTAACGGCTCAAAACAAAGGGGGCGACACACAGAAGCCCCAGGAGGCCGACCATCGTCCAGAGGCGCCCGAAATCCGTTTCGAAAATGGTCAGTTCCTCTTCGTAACGGTCTTTGTAGTTGCCGCAGGGATGAAAACGAAACCTTGGCCTCATGCTAAACCCTTTCGATCTCGACCAGGCCGAACAAACCATAAGGCTTGACCAGGAGTATGAAGACTAAGGCGACGTAGGGCACCCCGTCCCGAAGCGACGGCGAGAGATACCCTCCCGTAAACGTTTCCAGAAGCCCGATGATGATCCCGCCGATGACGGCGCCGACGATACTGTCCAACCCCCCAAGGATAACGACGGGAAAGACCTTGAGTCCGATGGCGCTCAAGTCGTGAACGTTGATCCCGTTAATGATTCCAAGAACGATCCCGCTCATGCCGGCGACGAGGGCCGCGATCCCCCAGGACAGGGCAAAGACCTTCCGGACGTGAACACCCAGGGACAGGGCCGCCTTCTGATTGTCCGCCACAGAGCGCATGTAGATCCCCTGGGAGGAATACTTGAAGAAGAGCCCGAAGAGGGCGAGAAATACAATTCCGATGATCAATGCCATGACATAAACGGGAGGCACCGTGACGTAGCCGAAGGAAAGCCCCAGCCATTGGGGCAGGAAGTCCGGGTAGGTTCGGAGGTTGCCCCCCCAGAGAAGGAGCATCAAACCCTTGAACATGCTGGCCAGACCTACGGTCAACATGATGACAAAGATCAGGGGTTCCCCGATCAGAGGCCGCAGGAACAGCCGCTCGACAATGAAACCCAAGACAAAGCAGCCGAAAAGCGTCACAAGAAAGGCCAGCCATATGGGCAGATTCGCCCAGGTCACCAGGGTCAGAAAAATGAAGGCCCCCATGGCCAGGAGCTCCCCGTGGGCGAAATTCAGGACACTCGAAGACTTGAAAATCATGACGAAGCCCATGGCCGACAGGCCATAGAGAAACCCGATACTCAGCCCGTTGATCAAAAGTTGAACAAAGAATTCCATTTATTTAAGCCTTTCCATGGTTTGGCCATTATTTTCTCCCCGGTCATTCCCACCGGGAAGAGAAATCCCCCTCTTTTCTTACACGCCGTTATTCGAAGGAATGTGAAACCCTTTCCTTACGGCAGGGCTTCTCCCCGCCAAAGCGGCTAAATAATGACACCTGCAATTCTAAAAAGTCGCCTCGACAACCGTCTTACCCGGTGCCGGGTATGATCCCTTCTTTTCGATCTCCGGTACGATAACGTCAATCACCCGGACCGTCGTTTCGATCTGTCCAACCTGGCCGTCCCGATACTTGACCTTCCCCTTGACGGCAATTTCCTTTTTCCCCTCGTACATCCCCTCGATCAGTTTCAGATAGAGCCCGTACACGAACCGTCGCCGGACCTTACCCGTCCGGGTCAGTTCCTCATCGTCGGCGTCCAGCAGCTTGTATAGCAGGAAAAATTTCCGGATCTTCATGTACGGCGGAAGCTGTTCATTGACCTTCGTGATGTCCCTGAGGACCAATTGCTCCACGGCCGGCTGCTGGGAAAGATCCATATAGGTCGTGAAGGGAATCTTCTGCTGTTCCGCCCAATTGGCCACATTGTCCTGGTCAATGTTGATCATAGCGGCGATAAAACCTTTCCCTTCCCCAAAAACCACCGCCTCCTTGATGTAGGGACTGAACTTCAGACGGGTTTCGATAAAATCGGGGGAAAAAGCGTCACCCTGCTTGTTGCGGATGATCTCTTCCTTGCGACCGATGATGAGAAGATGTCCATCGGGGTCTATGTAACCGGCGTCGCCCGTTTTCAGCCAACCGTCGGTGAAGGCGTTTTCCGTCGCCTCGTAATCCTGATAGTAGCCGACGAAATTGGCTTCGCTCTTGACGAGAATTTCCTGATCCTCGGCGATTTGGATCGCTGTTTCCGGAAGAGGTTTTCCGACGGTTTCCAGTTTGACTTCCCCGTCAGGCTGGACCTGGAAAATGCCGCAGGCTTCCGTCAGACCGTAGCATTGTTTGAGGTTCAGGCCGATGGAGCGGAAAAAGAGAATGACATCGGGACTGATTGGATGCCCCCCCGTATAGGCCGCCCGGAAACAGGCGCAGCCGACCCGGTCCAAGAGAGGCCGGAATATCAGATGGTTCGCAATCTTATGGACGAAGTGGAGCATCGGAGAGGGCGTTTTTTTCGCCGCCTGGGTCTCCACCACCCTCTTGCCGACGTCGACGGACCAGTCGTAAAATCGGCGCTTGACCCACCCCGCATCGGACATGCGGACCCTGATTCTCGATGCCAAATCCTCCCAGAAGCGGGACGAGGTAATCATGACCGACGGTCCCACCTCCCGGAAATCGGAGAGAACCGTTTCGGGGAGTTCCGGGAAATTCATCGTCATACCGGAGCAGAGGGCAATACCGAAGCCCCACATCTGGTCGACGATCCAGGCGGGGGGAGCCATGGAAAGCCAGTTGTCCCCGTGGTTCATATGCAGGGCCTCGGTCCATTGTCTCCCCATGGCGAGAAAATTGCGGTGACTCAGCATGGCCAGCTTGGGAATACCCGTCGTTCCGGAAGTCAGCATCATAACCGCCGTGTCGTCGGACCGACCCTTCTTCAGTTCTTTTCCGAAAAGTTCCGGGTTTTTCCGGCCGGTCTCCTCGCCGACTTTAAGGAGATCCCTGAAACTGATCAGGAAGGGATTTCCCTCGTAGCCATGCATCCCTGTGGGGTCAACGTAAACGACCTTCTTGATAAAGGGAAGTTTAGTCCGGCTGTCGAGTATTTTATCCGTCTGCTCCTGATCCTGAACAAAAGCGTAGGGTGAACGGAGCCGCCCTAAAAGGGTGACGAGTTCCTCCGGAGTCGCGGAAGTGAACAGGTTAACGGGCACACCCCCCATGGCCTGCACAGCAAGCTGGCTGAAAAGCCACTCCGCATGGTTATCCAGGATCAGGGCCGCCGTCTGGCC from Deltaproteobacteria bacterium encodes:
- a CDS encoding branched-chain amino acid ABC transporter permease, which codes for MEFFVQLLINGLSIGFLYGLSAMGFVMIFKSSSVLNFAHGELLAMGAFIFLTLVTWANLPIWLAFLVTLFGCFVLGFIVERLFLRPLIGEPLIFVIMLTVGLASMFKGLMLLLWGGNLRTYPDFLPQWLGLSFGYVTVPPVYVMALIIGIVFLALFGLFFKYSSQGIYMRSVADNQKAALSLGVHVRKVFALSWGIAALVAGMSGIVLGIINGINVHDLSAIGLKVFPVVILGGLDSIVGAVIGGIIIGLLETFTGGYLSPSLRDGVPYVALVFILLVKPYGLFGLVEIERV
- a CDS encoding long-chain fatty acid--CoA ligase, producing the protein MTKNLTLPQLLCEQAEKLDATCVAIREKAYGIWETWNWRDYQRYMEQTALGLHALGFKRGQTAALILDNHAEWLFSQLAVQAMGGVPVNLFTSATPEELVTLLGRLRSPYAFVQDQEQTDKILDSRTKLPFIKKVVYVDPTGMHGYEGNPFLISFRDLLKVGEETGRKNPELFGKELKKGRSDDTAVMMLTSGTTGIPKLAMLSHRNFLAMGRQWTEALHMNHGDNWLSMAPPAWIVDQMWGFGIALCSGMTMNFPELPETVLSDFREVGPSVMITSSRFWEDLASRIRVRMSDAGWVKRRFYDWSVDVGKRVVETQAAKKTPSPMLHFVHKIANHLIFRPLLDRVGCACFRAAYTGGHPISPDVILFFRSIGLNLKQCYGLTEACGIFQVQPDGEVKLETVGKPLPETAIQIAEDQEILVKSEANFVGYYQDYEATENAFTDGWLKTGDAGYIDPDGHLLIIGRKEEIIRNKQGDAFSPDFIETRLKFSPYIKEAVVFGEGKGFIAAMINIDQDNVANWAEQQKIPFTTYMDLSQQPAVEQLVLRDITKVNEQLPPYMKIRKFFLLYKLLDADDEELTRTGKVRRRFVYGLYLKLIEGMYEGKKEIAVKGKVKYRDGQVGQIETTVRVIDVIVPEIEKKGSYPAPGKTVVEATF
- a CDS encoding branched-chain amino acid ABC transporter permease; this translates as MRPRFRFHPCGNYKDRYEEELTIFETDFGRLWTMVGLLGLLCVAPFVLSRYMLYIVNTIGIMSMAAVGLNILIGYTGLISLGHGAFVGVGAYAAAILATRWNLPILLTLPAAGGITALLGMVFGMPSIRLKGLYLTIATIAGQFIIEYVLVHWDSLTMGTMGITLPFPSLFGYEISSDRGFFYLIFTCLILMVFLAINLMRSKYGRAFVAVRDNDRAAEGMGIPIFRYKLLSFGISSFYAGCAGALWAYYMMSITTEPFNLMLSIEFIAMVIIGGLGSISGSIFGAVFIISLNEMLRWLTDWAMNTGTLGDFGLNLAPLRELVFGLAIVLFILFEPRGIAELWRIVRSNFRLWPFPY